Below is a window of Populus trichocarpa isolate Nisqually-1 chromosome 3, P.trichocarpa_v4.1, whole genome shotgun sequence DNA.
TGCAAAAATACAAGATAAGAAAAATGACATAAACTAGTTTATACTGAATAAAAAGCTCAGCCAATTTGCAAGTTGagggaataaaagaaaaaactaaacaaataaaaaggtcTAAAATCCCAAGTTTCAATTTCAGCAATGATGACAAAACTCTAAGATGAAAAGATATAAAACTTAACAAACCAATCAATTAACAGAAAAGTAATGATGATAGGCAAGCACATACAATCATTGACACAAAGTAACTTATTGAAAACAACACCAGTCAACTTCCTTACCTTCTTCTCCATAGTGAGCAGCCAGAACATCAGGTGGGATTCCTTGCATTCCATATATTTCAATATCAGTTGATTCTCTTCCAGGTTTTGCATTGGGAACCCTGAACCAAATCCATCATATAGTCAGACAAGGTCACCTAAATCAACGTAGACCTCGTCAACagcataaaaagcaaaaaacaattctGAATTTCTGatacctaaaataaaataaaaaaataacataacattCTCCTCAAGTCAATTTTCAGTCAATCTCACATACATATATCGAAAACCCCACAAAAGAAACGGTATTGAACAACAAGCAATGTACTGCAAGCAAGCTGGAATTTGTAATTCCAATAAACAAACATTTATAGCCGAACagatcatggttttgaaaaataaatcccaATAATGAAAACTGATGAAACcctaattaatcaaaattaatgatcattgATTCTAATTAATCGCATTCTCCGACtagaactaaaatataaataaaaaggtaagagatgaaaaaaaaatgatagacagagagagagagagaaggggaaaaaaaggagcAGCGAGGCTTTTGGTTATTACTTGGTGACGGATTCTTTGTGGACCTGGAGAACGTGAATGGCCATGCCACCAGCGGTCGATAGCTTTTTATGGCAGACATGGCACTTGAAATGCTTGGCTTTCTGGTGCTGTACTAAAATCTTCTCGTCATCGAATTCCCTATCGCAGTAATAGCACCATACTTTTGACGctgctctcttcttcttctttcccattcTCTCccagaatttaaattttcgCTTCTTTCTGCAGGAGCAGCTGATGATTCTTGTAGAATTTGGGCGGGGTTTTTTCTAGGGTTTCTAGGCCTTTCTGCTTTCGTCTTCCGAatctgtgtttttatttatcggGTCGGATCTCCTGATTCGATGTTATTGGCTATTGGGAATCTCAAAGACACCGGTTTCCTTCCCGCGTACGGTCCAATCTGTTTAATAAcctgtttatattttaaattttatttttaatattaatatatctaaaccatctaaaattataaaaataatttaatttaaaattaaaaaataaaaacttttaatttgtttttaaatactTGTGAAACGTGCATAATAAAACGTTTCGTACATTTATCTTCGTTTTTCATTAAGAAAACGCGTTTTCTTCGCAAGTTATTCAGTCCGAGAAGAGAGAGAATCAAGGCAACAAACAGAGAAGATGACCCCCCAAATCGATCGAGAATtctaaaaggtaaaataaaacatcacctgggtttgaattattattgttattattatttctcattTGACTTGGTGTTTTGATTTTACTTTCCGAAGCTGTTCTTGATTGTGGAGATTTTGGTTTAACCTGGCAaactgattttcttttctttctaaaatattctttgtttaacccatttttttttataaaaaaaacagtatctgttaaatttatttaactggAAATTGAACCGCTATTTTGCATCGAAGGAAATTAggaatcatggtttttttttccttcagcaATTGAGGTTTACGgagaacaaaaaatgaaaatctagATGGACCTGAAGGAAAGAGGGAGATATACCATTACTCCCTTTTTTTTGTATCCTTTTCCAAATGCAAATCGATTCTGTGTATGCATAGCTGGTCCTTGTACtttgtctttcttttcattgatgTAAAATGATCTATGTTGCCTGCAATTGAACAGGTTCTTGAAGTAACAGACTGAACCTAAAAGTAGCAGGACAGTCTTCAATGGGATATGTTGCTCTTACAAAAGATCGTATAACAGATTGGAAAACTGTAGTTGTCTTGCTTCACTCTACATGAGCAcgagttttggtttttttggttatatcTTAAAGCATAAGTAATAGAGTAGTTGGATTGCAATGGATAACATCATCAGTGAGAGCCTGCTTCGTCCCAATTGGAGAAAAGTCGCATATGGAGGAATGCAGCCTGGGTTTGATGATAATCATACTGACGAGTCTTTTCTTGAAGATATGGTCATGAATGCTAATGTTGTTAAGCGGGACATTCTGAAGGTGATGCAAGACTCAGTTTCTATCTCTCAGTATCTGTGCATTGTTACTCTTGTCAGCTTGGTTTGGGCTCACACCCTTCAATCAACCCTTGATGAAAATTCCCTCTTGCTCCTTGATGCAAGCCTTTTTGGATCAGGTTTTTTAGTTCTTCTTTTAACCAAAGAAATGCGTTCCTTGAATCTACTCTTCCATTATATCCTCAATATCTCTTTTTTCACAACTGGGTTATACATGTTGGCTCCTATTTATCACCCTCTCACAAGGTCCATAAGCTCGGACTCCATCTGGGCAGTTACTGTTACACTTGTCATACTTCATCTCTTCCTGCATGATTATTCAGGATCGACCATTAAAGCTCCTGTGGCCCTAAAAAATCCAAGCTTAACCAGTTGTGTATCTTTAAATGCTTCTGTTGTCGCTTCAGTTTTTATTGCGTCTCGCCTTCCATCAAGGCTGCATGTATTTGCCATCATGCTATTTTCCTTGCAAGTCTTCCTTTTTGCTCCATTTGTCACTTACTGTATCAAGAAATTCTCCTTCCGCTTGCACCTTGTGTTTTCTTTTGGGTTGATGGCCGTGACCCTGGCTCTGGTTTATACACTGCACCACTTACTTTTCATGCTACTGCTTGGTTTCTTGGTGTTTATAAGTGTTGTCTGTCCTTATTGGCTCATAAGAATTCAGGAATACAAGTTTGAGATCAATGGCCCTTGGGATGAGGCTAAGCTTTGTTTCAATGTAAC
It encodes the following:
- the LOC7471613 gene encoding phosphatidylinositol N-acetylglucosaminyltransferase subunit C: MDNIISESLLRPNWRKVAYGGMQPGFDDNHTDESFLEDMVMNANVVKRDILKVMQDSVSISQYLCIVTLVSLVWAHTLQSTLDENSLLLLDASLFGSGFLVLLLTKEMRSLNLLFHYILNISFFTTGLYMLAPIYHPLTRSISSDSIWAVTVTLVILHLFLHDYSGSTIKAPVALKNPSLTSCVSLNASVVASVFIASRLPSRLHVFAIMLFSLQVFLFAPFVTYCIKKFSFRLHLVFSFGLMAVTLALVYTLHHLLFMLLLGFLVFISVVCPYWLIRIQEYKFEINGPWDEAKLCFNVTD